From a region of the Corallococcus macrosporus genome:
- a CDS encoding response regulator transcription factor, protein MTTQTPPPSTRPTILIVEDDANLRMGLRDNLRDEGYDVTDAPSAKDAAPHLQSRVFDLLILDVMLPGEDGYSFCRRLRAEGVKSMVLMLTARSLEDDLVRGFEAGAQDYLTKPYRLRELLARVQALVRRAGTAPPRVMTFGTFTLDLGRRAVLRADGSEVDLTRTEFDLLAFLLRHRDRALPRGEILDAVWGRDVVVDPRTVDNFVSNLKKKLGWTSTSGFTIHTLRGVGYRMEVLSGGPS, encoded by the coding sequence ATGACGACGCAGACGCCGCCCCCCTCCACCCGCCCCACCATCCTCATCGTCGAGGACGACGCGAACCTGCGCATGGGCCTGCGCGACAACCTGCGCGACGAGGGCTACGACGTGACGGACGCCCCGTCCGCGAAGGACGCCGCGCCGCACCTGCAATCGCGGGTGTTCGACCTGCTCATCCTGGACGTGATGCTGCCGGGAGAGGACGGCTACAGCTTCTGCCGCCGCCTGCGCGCCGAAGGGGTGAAGAGCATGGTGCTGATGCTCACCGCGCGCTCGCTGGAGGACGACCTGGTGCGCGGCTTCGAGGCCGGCGCGCAGGACTACCTCACCAAGCCCTACCGCCTGCGGGAGCTGCTCGCGCGCGTGCAGGCGCTGGTGCGCCGGGCGGGCACGGCGCCGCCGCGGGTGATGACCTTTGGCACCTTCACGCTGGACCTGGGCCGCCGCGCGGTGCTGCGGGCGGACGGCAGCGAGGTGGACCTGACGCGCACGGAGTTCGACCTGCTGGCGTTCCTCCTGCGCCACCGCGACCGGGCGCTGCCGCGCGGCGAAATCCTGGACGCGGTGTGGGGCCGCGACGTCGTGGTGGATCCGCGCACGGTGGACAACTTCGTGTCGAACCTGAAGAAGAAGCTCGGGTGGACGAGCACGTCGGGCTTCACCATCCACACGCTGCGCGGCGTGGGCTACCGCATGGAGGTCCTGAGCGGCGGCCCGTCATGA
- a CDS encoding energy transducer TonB, translated as MFESVIERRGVRSGRFGTGAWVSMTVHAGLLGLVFFISGRVPDSIEPPDPTIVFRQPAIRKGVKQTAQPKPATPAPAPKPKPRTDRIPLHPKPLPTDLPEAKPDPEPTTIADAAATTDATGTGESGPVGDPDGNPDSDSPIGAVGVPVINTAPTGTEVLPFQGGMTPPRMLSGAHLDYTLEARRAGVEGTIVAKCVITTEGRVRDCRILKGLPFMDDAVLDALHSREYQPLTFQGRPVNVSYTFNIKLKMP; from the coding sequence ATGTTTGAGTCGGTCATCGAACGGCGGGGAGTGCGCTCGGGACGGTTCGGCACGGGCGCGTGGGTGTCCATGACGGTGCACGCGGGACTCCTGGGTCTGGTGTTCTTCATCTCGGGCCGCGTGCCCGACAGCATCGAGCCGCCTGATCCGACCATCGTCTTCCGCCAGCCCGCCATCCGGAAGGGCGTGAAGCAGACCGCGCAGCCGAAGCCGGCCACGCCCGCTCCGGCACCGAAGCCCAAGCCGCGCACGGACCGCATCCCGTTGCACCCGAAGCCGCTGCCCACGGACCTGCCGGAGGCGAAGCCGGATCCGGAGCCGACGACGATCGCGGATGCGGCGGCCACCACGGACGCGACGGGCACGGGCGAGTCCGGACCGGTGGGCGACCCGGACGGAAATCCGGACAGCGACAGCCCCATCGGCGCGGTGGGCGTGCCGGTGATCAACACCGCGCCCACGGGCACGGAGGTGCTGCCCTTCCAGGGCGGGATGACGCCGCCCCGGATGCTGAGCGGCGCCCATCTGGACTACACGCTGGAAGCGCGGCGCGCGGGGGTGGAGGGGACCATCGTCGCGAAGTGCGTCATCACCACGGAAGGCCGGGTGCGCGACTGCCGCATCCTCAAGGGCCTGCCGTTCATGGATGACGCGGTGCTGGACGCGCTCCATTCGCGTGAGTACCAGCCGCTGACCTTTCAGGGCCGCCCGGTGAACGTGTCGTACACGTTCAACATCAAGCTGAAGATGCCGTAG
- a CDS encoding ATP-binding protein has protein sequence MRTGNTGGMIPWGARSDAVHAMLVAVPATVAQDVERDLCATAEGRACRVIRVEVPPEPLPEGLLVLWDHGGPLEAVKARCQWAHARRLQTRTWLVVLTARDGEEAEALISAGADECVAPPGTRWGARLVALKRRSSDGDAQALRRARDMFQGALDAVPEPLFIKDREHRLVAMNGAYCRLLDQPAEALRGTITSPQVPPHEAEASWRQDERAFTTGQTVEDEGAFTDSKGRSREVLTQRAAYALPNGERFLVGLVRDVTERTRLEAQRRLAERMTSVGTLAAGVAHEINNPLSYVTSNLAYLWERVAQPVLPVPAEQLEELRQVVAEALEGAGRVRSIVRDLRTFSRTEEEQHGPVDVRRAVEGAVKLMRDELQHRARLTCELEPVAAVHGNEGRLAQVVTHLLMNALQSFGERPAEENQVRLRLRPGREGHVLIEVEDNGTGMPTEVRQRIFDPFFTTRSPKGGTGLGLSICLTLVHAMGGHIEVASEQGQGSLFRVELPALSLPPEALRPPQAVVPSAEGPTQAVRATRNLRRLLLIDDEPAVGSAVSRLLRNLYEVHVIQDAREALKRLSHGEKFDAILCDLMMPGMSGMDFLVELERLAPELAPRTGLMTGGVNPQAREFVGRRARELLEKPFERDQLCTFVETLMQ, from the coding sequence ATGCGGACGGGCAACACGGGCGGAATGATCCCGTGGGGCGCGAGGAGCGACGCGGTGCACGCAATGCTGGTGGCGGTCCCAGCCACGGTGGCCCAGGACGTGGAGCGCGACTTGTGCGCCACGGCCGAAGGGCGTGCGTGCCGCGTGATCCGCGTCGAGGTCCCTCCAGAGCCGCTGCCCGAGGGGCTCCTCGTCCTGTGGGACCACGGCGGTCCGCTGGAGGCCGTGAAGGCGCGCTGCCAGTGGGCGCACGCGCGGCGGTTGCAGACGCGCACGTGGCTGGTGGTGCTGACGGCTCGCGACGGCGAGGAGGCGGAGGCGCTGATCAGCGCGGGCGCTGACGAGTGCGTCGCTCCGCCCGGCACGCGGTGGGGCGCGAGGCTGGTGGCGCTCAAGCGCCGGTCCTCGGACGGGGACGCGCAGGCGCTGCGGCGGGCCCGCGACATGTTCCAGGGCGCGCTGGACGCGGTGCCGGAGCCGCTGTTCATCAAGGACCGCGAGCACCGCCTGGTGGCGATGAACGGCGCCTACTGCCGCCTGCTGGATCAGCCCGCGGAGGCGCTGCGCGGCACCATCACCTCGCCGCAGGTGCCGCCGCATGAGGCGGAGGCGTCATGGCGACAGGACGAGCGCGCCTTCACCACCGGGCAGACGGTGGAGGACGAGGGCGCCTTCACGGACTCCAAGGGCCGCTCGCGCGAGGTGCTCACGCAGCGGGCCGCGTACGCGCTGCCCAACGGCGAGCGCTTCCTCGTGGGGCTCGTGCGCGACGTCACCGAGCGCACCCGCCTGGAGGCGCAGCGGCGGCTGGCGGAGCGGATGACGTCCGTGGGCACGCTGGCCGCGGGCGTCGCGCATGAGATCAACAACCCGCTCTCCTACGTGACCTCCAACCTGGCCTACCTCTGGGAGCGCGTGGCCCAGCCCGTGCTGCCGGTGCCGGCCGAGCAGCTGGAGGAGCTGCGGCAGGTGGTGGCCGAGGCGCTGGAAGGCGCGGGGCGCGTGCGCTCCATCGTGCGCGACCTGCGGACGTTCTCGCGCACGGAGGAGGAGCAGCACGGGCCGGTGGACGTGCGGCGCGCGGTGGAGGGCGCGGTCAAGCTGATGCGCGACGAGCTCCAGCACCGCGCGCGCCTGACGTGCGAGCTGGAGCCGGTGGCGGCGGTGCACGGCAACGAGGGCCGGCTGGCCCAGGTCGTCACGCACCTGCTGATGAACGCGCTCCAATCCTTTGGCGAGCGGCCCGCGGAGGAGAACCAGGTGCGGCTGCGGCTGCGCCCGGGACGCGAAGGCCACGTGCTCATCGAGGTGGAGGACAACGGGACCGGGATGCCCACGGAGGTGCGCCAGCGCATCTTCGATCCGTTCTTCACCACGCGCTCGCCCAAGGGCGGCACGGGCCTGGGCCTGTCCATCTGCCTCACGCTGGTGCACGCGATGGGTGGCCACATCGAGGTCGCCAGCGAGCAGGGCCAGGGCAGCCTCTTCCGCGTGGAGCTGCCGGCGCTCAGCCTGCCGCCCGAAGCCCTGCGGCCCCCGCAGGCCGTCGTGCCTTCGGCGGAGGGGCCCACGCAGGCGGTGCGCGCGACGCGCAACCTGCGCAGGTTGCTGCTCATCGACGACGAGCCGGCGGTGGGCAGCGCGGTGAGCCGGCTGTTGCGCAACCTCTACGAGGTGCACGTCATCCAGGACGCGCGTGAAGCCTTGAAGCGCCTGTCGCACGGCGAGAAGTTCGACGCCATCCTCTGCGACCTGATGATGCCGGGCATGAGCGGCATGGACTTCCTGGTGGAGCTGGAGCGGCTGGCGCCGGAGCTGGCGCCGCGCACCGGCCTGATGACGGGCGGGGTGAACCCGCAGGCCCGTGAGTTCGTGGGCCGCCGCGCGCGGGAGCTGCTGGAGAAGCCCTTCGAGCGCGACCAGTTGTGCACCTTCGTCGAAACCCTGATGCAATGA
- a CDS encoding phytoene desaturase family protein → MADTWYDAVVVGAGFGGLGTALELCRRGARVALCEGLNYPGGCASTFRRGGYGFESGATLFSGFGEHQLFTRWIREHTLDVTVDWLDPLVELRTPGMRLPVHRDRERLIAEFCALPGAPVQGVRRFFALQAQVASALWPLFDDPDLLPPLSLKTLLRHAGRVGSYAPLMRWLGRPLGAVLAHHGLEGFTPLRTYLDALCQITVQCSAAEAETPFAFAAMDYYWRGTGHVRGGIGKLATALTKAITDRGGDVLLANRVRAVTPVDGGWKVTARRGELLARHVVANVLPHGLRTLLDARVGQLPRLDALAERVDGGWGAAMLYLVVRPPEDDSGAAHHFDMVRDEQAPFIEGNHLFASVSGAADEGRARPGQRTVTVSTHVPLKKLAGMTPEEQAAYFTGLHARMRENLDALLPEWTANVVHAMTGSPRTFQRFTLREAGAVGGVPRRAGLDNYRILGPFQAQRGLWLVGDSVFPGQSTLATAVGGVRTAASITATR, encoded by the coding sequence ATGGCGGACACCTGGTACGACGCGGTGGTGGTGGGTGCGGGCTTCGGAGGCCTGGGCACGGCATTGGAGCTGTGCCGGCGGGGCGCTCGGGTGGCGCTGTGCGAAGGGCTCAACTACCCGGGGGGTTGCGCGAGCACCTTCCGCCGGGGCGGCTACGGCTTCGAGTCCGGCGCCACGCTGTTCTCCGGCTTCGGTGAGCACCAGCTCTTCACCCGGTGGATCCGCGAGCACACGCTGGACGTGACGGTGGACTGGCTGGATCCCCTGGTGGAGCTGCGGACCCCGGGGATGCGGCTGCCGGTGCACCGCGACCGTGAGCGGCTCATCGCCGAGTTCTGCGCGCTGCCTGGAGCGCCCGTGCAGGGCGTGCGGCGCTTCTTCGCGTTGCAGGCCCAGGTGGCCAGTGCGCTGTGGCCGCTGTTCGATGACCCGGACCTGTTGCCGCCGCTGAGCCTGAAGACGCTGCTGCGGCACGCGGGGCGCGTGGGGTCCTACGCGCCGCTGATGCGGTGGCTGGGCCGGCCCCTGGGCGCGGTGCTCGCGCATCACGGGCTGGAGGGTTTCACGCCGCTGCGCACGTACCTGGATGCGCTCTGTCAGATCACCGTGCAGTGCTCCGCCGCGGAGGCGGAAACCCCGTTCGCGTTCGCGGCGATGGACTACTACTGGCGCGGCACGGGCCATGTCCGGGGCGGCATCGGCAAGTTGGCGACGGCGCTGACGAAGGCCATCACGGACCGGGGCGGCGACGTGCTCCTGGCGAATCGGGTGCGCGCGGTGACGCCCGTGGACGGAGGCTGGAAGGTGACGGCGCGCCGGGGTGAGCTGCTCGCCCGGCACGTGGTGGCCAACGTGTTGCCTCACGGACTGCGCACGCTGCTGGATGCGCGCGTGGGACAACTGCCCAGGCTGGATGCGCTGGCGGAGCGCGTGGACGGCGGCTGGGGCGCGGCGATGCTTTACCTGGTGGTGCGTCCGCCAGAGGACGACTCCGGCGCCGCGCATCACTTCGACATGGTGCGCGATGAGCAGGCGCCGTTCATCGAGGGAAACCACCTCTTCGCCTCCGTGAGTGGAGCAGCGGATGAAGGGCGTGCACGGCCGGGCCAGCGCACGGTGACGGTGTCCACGCACGTGCCCTTGAAGAAGCTCGCGGGCATGACGCCGGAGGAACAGGCTGCGTACTTCACCGGGCTCCATGCGCGGATGCGCGAGAACCTGGACGCGCTGCTTCCGGAGTGGACGGCCAACGTCGTGCACGCCATGACGGGCTCGCCCCGCACGTTCCAGCGCTTCACGTTGCGCGAGGCGGGCGCGGTGGGCGGCGTGCCCCGGCGCGCGGGGCTGGACAACTACCGCATCCTGGGACCTTTCCAGGCTCAGCGCGGGCTGTGGCTCGTGGGGGACTCCGTGTTCCCGGGCCAGAGCACCCTGGCCACCGCGGTGGGCGGCGTGCGCACCGCCGCGAGCATCACCGCGACGCGCTGA
- a CDS encoding sensor histidine kinase: MLRRLLPTLLALGCGLLALGWGLVSLQRIFTQEREDARAQVRSRRVALEQLAAESLRTALAQRMKTHLPKLNSAVGDPLLPAEGYYLLFRGHQFLPRVDWPREGTDAPAQATYTLLSHALEDGPVPAPFQERLARLRAAEAALVSGNEARTEAAVEALLRYHAAHPLPPDQELPFTLIMVEYLQRGGDTPPLIRALVREGLPEELGGMARDAGLQRNLLRARPQLTQPDFDFLQARIVALSQALVEPHDAFVARVQEAGAGALVLPEPLDGPTLLAEQWYVEPAAEQVHGLAVDMAGLLAELTQELQGRNLIPKDGQVRLGPGGVARPLKHPGLEVATPGWAAAEADIEARYGLKTLLVAACGALASAIAALAVVAQQRKYRFVELKSDFVSTVSHELRTPLASIRLLGETLERRLGQIPEAGDYPTRIVRAAEGLHFLVENILSFNRIDKGRWALRPAHVRLEEAVGTLREDLQDAVTVPVEIRSQVDDVELDADASLVRMLFANLGRNACLYNQRSPVVLTIRAYPQPGFGATVLFSDNGVGIPPEEWERVFQDFYRLTTPGPEVHGSGLGLALCRRIMGLHQGSIQVASSGPEGTTFALTFPETRR, encoded by the coding sequence ATGCTGCGCCGACTCCTCCCCACATTGCTCGCCCTCGGCTGTGGACTGCTGGCCCTTGGATGGGGGCTGGTGAGCCTCCAGCGCATCTTCACGCAGGAGCGTGAGGACGCCCGGGCCCAGGTGCGCTCGCGGCGGGTCGCGCTGGAGCAGTTGGCGGCGGAGTCGCTGCGCACCGCGCTCGCGCAGCGGATGAAGACGCACCTGCCCAAGCTCAACTCGGCCGTGGGGGACCCGCTGCTGCCCGCGGAGGGCTACTACCTGCTCTTCCGCGGCCACCAGTTCCTGCCGCGCGTGGACTGGCCCCGCGAGGGCACGGACGCCCCCGCCCAGGCCACCTACACGCTCTTGTCGCACGCGCTGGAGGACGGCCCGGTGCCGGCGCCCTTCCAGGAGCGGCTGGCGCGGCTGCGCGCGGCGGAGGCCGCCCTGGTCTCCGGCAACGAGGCGCGCACGGAGGCCGCGGTGGAGGCGCTCCTGCGCTATCACGCGGCGCACCCGCTGCCGCCGGATCAGGAGCTGCCCTTCACGCTGATCATGGTGGAGTACCTGCAGCGCGGCGGGGACACGCCGCCCCTCATCCGGGCGCTGGTGCGCGAGGGCCTTCCGGAGGAGCTGGGCGGCATGGCGCGGGACGCGGGCCTCCAGCGCAACCTGCTGCGCGCCCGGCCCCAGCTCACGCAGCCGGACTTCGACTTCCTCCAGGCGCGCATCGTGGCGCTCAGCCAGGCGCTGGTGGAGCCCCACGACGCCTTCGTGGCCCGCGTGCAGGAGGCCGGCGCGGGCGCGCTGGTGCTGCCGGAGCCGCTGGACGGCCCCACGCTGCTGGCCGAGCAGTGGTACGTGGAGCCCGCGGCCGAGCAGGTGCACGGCCTGGCCGTGGACATGGCCGGGCTGCTCGCGGAGCTGACCCAGGAGCTGCAGGGGCGCAACCTCATCCCGAAGGACGGTCAGGTGCGGCTGGGCCCCGGCGGCGTGGCGCGGCCCCTGAAGCACCCGGGCCTGGAGGTGGCCACACCCGGTTGGGCCGCGGCGGAGGCGGACATCGAGGCCCGCTACGGCCTGAAGACGCTGCTCGTCGCGGCGTGCGGCGCGCTCGCGTCGGCCATCGCGGCGCTGGCGGTGGTGGCCCAACAGCGCAAGTACCGCTTCGTGGAGCTCAAGAGCGACTTCGTCTCCACCGTGTCGCACGAGCTGCGCACGCCGCTCGCGTCCATCCGCCTCTTGGGGGAGACGCTGGAGCGGCGGCTGGGCCAGATTCCGGAGGCCGGGGACTACCCCACCCGCATCGTGCGAGCGGCGGAGGGCCTGCACTTCCTGGTGGAGAACATCCTGTCCTTCAACCGCATCGACAAGGGGCGCTGGGCGCTGCGGCCCGCGCACGTGCGGCTGGAGGAGGCGGTGGGCACGCTGCGCGAGGACCTGCAGGACGCCGTCACCGTGCCGGTGGAGATCCGCTCACAGGTGGACGACGTGGAGCTGGACGCGGACGCGTCGCTCGTCCGCATGCTCTTCGCCAACCTGGGCCGCAACGCCTGCCTCTACAACCAGCGAAGCCCCGTGGTGTTGACCATCCGCGCCTATCCCCAGCCGGGCTTTGGCGCCACGGTGCTCTTCAGCGACAACGGGGTGGGCATCCCCCCGGAGGAATGGGAGCGCGTGTTCCAGGACTTCTACCGGCTGACAACTCCAGGGCCGGAGGTGCATGGAAGTGGCCTGGGGCTGGCGCTGTGCCGCAGAATCATGGGCCTGCACCAGGGCAGCATCCAGGTGGCCTCCTCCGGCCCTGAAGGCACGACCTTCGCCCTGACCTTTCCCGAGACGCGCCGATGA
- a CDS encoding pyridoxal-phosphate dependent enzyme, protein MLGVFSLSRPRAGGPVVLWGGAQPSGSLKYLTFARYLAAMPPGSRGLVELSGASSALALDVLGRERGLPTVAVTDAAGETYLRAHGFKGQVCQAGSMADMFHQAMSLERDGWCWPRQLTNRALVSCVESWAAGLRAQVRERFPSVRHVVCGFGTGATLVGLMRVFTAGGFTVTGLQPALDNPLPGWRTWEAQNLGAEDLFFEHQPRIPLATAAPAPDPFTALLGWARAQPHPERVLVIAHNAREPAPARAA, encoded by the coding sequence ATGCTTGGAGTGTTTTCCCTGTCCCGTCCGCGTGCGGGCGGACCGGTGGTGCTGTGGGGTGGGGCGCAGCCGTCAGGCAGCCTCAAGTACCTCACCTTCGCGCGCTACCTGGCCGCGATGCCGCCAGGCTCGCGCGGGCTGGTGGAGCTGTCCGGAGCCTCGAGCGCGCTGGCGCTGGACGTCCTGGGCCGCGAGCGCGGCCTGCCCACGGTGGCCGTGACGGACGCGGCGGGCGAGACATACCTGCGTGCCCACGGCTTCAAGGGGCAGGTGTGCCAGGCGGGCTCGATGGCGGACATGTTCCACCAGGCCATGTCGCTGGAGCGCGACGGCTGGTGCTGGCCTCGGCAGCTCACCAACCGCGCGCTGGTGTCGTGCGTGGAGTCCTGGGCGGCGGGCCTGCGCGCGCAGGTGCGGGAGCGCTTCCCGTCGGTGCGGCACGTGGTGTGCGGCTTCGGCACGGGCGCGACGTTGGTGGGCCTGATGCGCGTCTTCACGGCCGGCGGCTTCACCGTCACGGGCCTTCAGCCCGCGCTCGACAATCCGCTGCCCGGATGGCGCACGTGGGAGGCCCAGAACCTGGGGGCGGAGGACCTGTTCTTCGAACATCAGCCGCGCATCCCCCTGGCCACGGCCGCGCCCGCGCCGGACCCCTTCACCGCGCTGCTGGGGTGGGCCCGCGCGCAGCCGCATCCGGAGCGGGTGCTCGTCATCGCGCACAACGCGCGGGAACCGGCTCCCGCCCGCGCCGCCTGA
- a CDS encoding lipoate--protein ligase, translating to MSQAPRVRILLSETYNPWFNLATEDWIFRELDPSTQTLFLWRNDNTVVIGRNQNPWSECNLTRMEEDKVFLARRTSGGGAVFHDLGNTCFTFLSAKEGYNKTANVTILLDALSRLGVTAQASGRNDLVIPLEDGPRKISGSAYRETKDRAFHHGTFLIHANLSRLANYLTPHPKKLESKGSASVRSRVMNIRDLQPDVSHESLVKAMIGAFCDFHGGTAEPELLEPSFLESQPSLKRTFDHYASWDWRFGNAPRFSHQMVEYLSWGFFEVHLDAENGHVTRAQVFSDALYPDLVQDLQTALTGKPHSRDGMQQAVAEVRARHPSQERELGELETWLMGQVEV from the coding sequence ATGTCTCAAGCCCCGCGCGTCCGCATCCTCCTGTCGGAGACCTACAACCCCTGGTTCAACCTCGCGACCGAGGACTGGATCTTCCGCGAGCTGGACCCGAGCACCCAGACGCTCTTCCTCTGGCGCAACGACAACACCGTCGTCATCGGGCGCAACCAGAACCCGTGGTCCGAGTGCAACCTCACGCGCATGGAGGAGGACAAGGTCTTCCTCGCGCGGCGCACCAGCGGCGGCGGCGCGGTGTTCCATGACCTGGGCAACACCTGCTTCACGTTCCTGTCCGCGAAGGAGGGCTACAACAAGACGGCGAACGTCACCATCCTGCTGGACGCGCTGTCGCGGCTGGGCGTGACGGCGCAGGCGTCCGGGCGCAACGACCTGGTGATTCCGCTGGAGGACGGCCCCCGGAAGATTTCCGGCAGCGCATACCGCGAGACGAAGGACCGCGCCTTCCACCACGGCACGTTCCTCATCCACGCCAACCTGTCGCGGCTGGCCAACTACCTCACGCCGCACCCGAAGAAGCTGGAGTCCAAGGGCAGCGCGTCGGTGCGCTCGCGGGTGATGAACATCCGCGACCTCCAGCCGGACGTCTCCCATGAGTCGCTGGTGAAGGCGATGATTGGCGCCTTCTGCGACTTCCACGGCGGCACCGCGGAGCCGGAGCTGCTGGAGCCCTCGTTCCTGGAGAGCCAGCCCTCGCTCAAGCGTACCTTCGATCACTACGCGTCGTGGGACTGGCGCTTCGGCAACGCGCCCCGCTTCAGCCACCAGATGGTGGAGTACCTGTCGTGGGGCTTCTTCGAGGTCCACCTCGACGCGGAGAACGGACACGTCACCCGCGCGCAGGTCTTCTCGGATGCGCTCTACCCGGACCTCGTGCAGGACCTGCAGACGGCGCTCACCGGCAAGCCCCACAGCCGCGACGGGATGCAGCAGGCCGTGGCCGAGGTCCGCGCCCGTCACCCCTCGCAGGAGCGCGAGCTGGGAGAGCTGGAGACGTGGCTGATGGGCCAGGTCGAGGTCTGA
- the eutB gene encoding ethanolamine ammonia-lyase subunit EutB, giving the protein MSVCLPDVLPHEDVFDYVQRLTGGFDARLYQQVLGAANAFKEGDAAIGVAAADEDSRRNARTLLSRTQLDDVHAHPPFEDRLHIFNLEAWDSARWRRVADWTLGRLKDFLLTAPVAEVHAIIDGLPSDVIACVVKLMTDVELKSVGGRIFHPLPGSRVGAKGYLGARLQPNSPTDHPDDIRWQVFNGWSFAVGDVVLGTNPVSSDVASVAAVESALHDVLVTFGLEDVMPHCVLAHIDVQAQVEALRPGTTGIWFQSLGGNEAANRTFDVTLEKMVAHAAARTGKWGLYFETGQGADATNGHHFGTDMLIHESRKYGFARALKRRVAIAQAGAGREAAPWVHVNDVAGFIGPEVFRTREQLVRCCLEDIVMGKLHGLTLGLDVCSTLHMDVTLDDLGWCQEQLAEAGPAYLMALPTRNDPMLSYLTTSFQDHVRLRERYGLKVDDRMWAFFQRLGVIDADGRPTKHFGDPAHVYVHYRRAKGDTRPEAVLRAEAQAQMAQVRARSVPLAVGHGEEPWTLEPALEREVRGLYDDGKVGLWSELSDATVESIPGAVRLKTRSLDRRDYILHPPSGESLDAASEATVRALRDRHGGRWDAQIVISDGLDPRSLMDEGHLAPFLTRLRAELEATGWRVAPEVLVVKHGRVRAGYQVGHLLFGAEGDTGSRALVHVIGERPGSGHHAFSAYLTSPDADTWAKPGAVDHDRTRLIAGISDTSVRPEDAAVESARILAETRTSTAPLVSGVA; this is encoded by the coding sequence ATGAGCGTCTGTCTCCCCGACGTCCTCCCCCACGAAGATGTCTTCGACTACGTGCAACGCCTGACGGGCGGCTTCGACGCGCGCCTGTATCAGCAGGTCCTGGGCGCGGCGAACGCGTTCAAGGAAGGCGACGCGGCCATCGGTGTCGCGGCGGCGGATGAAGACTCGCGGCGCAACGCGCGGACGCTGCTGTCACGCACGCAGCTGGACGACGTGCACGCGCATCCTCCGTTCGAGGACCGGCTGCACATCTTCAACCTGGAGGCGTGGGACTCCGCGCGCTGGAGGCGCGTGGCGGACTGGACGCTGGGCCGGCTCAAGGACTTCCTGCTCACCGCTCCCGTGGCGGAGGTCCACGCCATCATCGACGGGCTCCCCAGCGACGTCATCGCGTGCGTCGTGAAGCTGATGACCGACGTGGAGTTGAAGTCCGTGGGGGGGCGCATCTTCCATCCGCTGCCGGGCAGCCGCGTGGGCGCGAAGGGCTACCTGGGCGCGCGGTTGCAGCCCAACTCGCCCACGGATCATCCGGACGACATCCGCTGGCAGGTCTTCAACGGGTGGTCCTTCGCGGTGGGCGACGTGGTGCTGGGCACCAACCCGGTGTCGTCGGACGTCGCGTCGGTGGCCGCGGTGGAGTCCGCGCTGCACGACGTGCTGGTGACGTTCGGGCTGGAGGACGTGATGCCCCACTGCGTGCTCGCGCACATCGACGTGCAGGCGCAGGTGGAGGCCCTGAGGCCGGGCACCACGGGCATCTGGTTCCAGAGCCTCGGCGGGAACGAGGCGGCCAACCGCACCTTCGACGTGACGCTGGAGAAGATGGTGGCGCACGCGGCGGCGCGCACCGGCAAGTGGGGCCTGTACTTCGAGACGGGGCAGGGCGCGGACGCGACGAACGGGCATCACTTCGGCACGGACATGCTCATCCACGAGTCGCGCAAGTACGGCTTCGCGCGAGCCCTGAAGCGCCGCGTGGCCATCGCGCAGGCGGGCGCGGGGCGCGAGGCGGCGCCGTGGGTGCACGTCAACGACGTGGCGGGCTTCATCGGGCCGGAGGTGTTCCGCACGCGCGAGCAACTGGTGCGCTGCTGCCTGGAAGACATCGTGATGGGTAAGCTGCACGGGCTCACGCTGGGCCTGGACGTGTGCTCCACGCTGCACATGGACGTGACGCTGGATGACCTGGGCTGGTGCCAGGAGCAGCTCGCGGAAGCCGGGCCTGCGTACCTGATGGCGCTGCCCACGCGGAATGATCCGATGCTCAGCTACCTCACGACGTCCTTCCAGGACCACGTGCGGCTGCGCGAGCGGTATGGCCTGAAGGTGGATGACCGGATGTGGGCGTTCTTCCAGCGCCTGGGCGTCATCGACGCTGACGGCCGGCCCACGAAGCACTTCGGAGACCCGGCGCACGTCTACGTGCACTACCGCCGCGCCAAGGGCGACACGCGTCCGGAGGCGGTGCTGCGCGCGGAGGCCCAGGCTCAGATGGCCCAGGTGCGAGCCCGGAGCGTGCCGCTGGCGGTGGGGCACGGCGAGGAGCCCTGGACGCTGGAGCCCGCGCTGGAGCGGGAGGTGCGCGGCCTCTACGACGACGGCAAGGTGGGGCTGTGGTCGGAGCTGTCCGATGCGACGGTGGAGTCCATCCCGGGCGCGGTGCGGCTCAAGACGCGCTCCCTGGACCGTCGCGACTACATCCTGCACCCGCCTTCGGGCGAGTCACTGGACGCGGCGTCGGAGGCCACGGTGCGCGCGCTGCGTGACCGGCACGGCGGACGGTGGGACGCGCAGATCGTCATCTCGGACGGCCTGGATCCGCGCTCGCTGATGGACGAGGGCCACCTGGCGCCGTTCCTGACGCGGCTGCGCGCGGAGCTGGAGGCGACGGGCTGGAGGGTGGCGCCGGAGGTGCTGGTGGTGAAGCACGGCCGCGTGCGCGCGGGCTACCAGGTGGGCCACCTGCTGTTCGGCGCGGAAGGGGACACGGGCTCGCGCGCCCTGGTGCATGTGATTGGCGAGCGCCCCGGCTCCGGGCACCACGCGTTCTCCGCGTACCTGACCTCGCCGGACGCGGACACCTGGGCGAAGCCAGGAGCGGTGGACCACGACCGCACCCGGCTCATCGCCGGTATCTCCGACACCAGCGTCAGGCCGGAGGACGCCGCCGTGGAGTCGGCGCGCATCCTCGCGGAGACGCGGACTTCAACCGCGCCCCTGGTGTCGGGGGTGGCCTAG